A window from uncultured Desulfobacter sp. encodes these proteins:
- a CDS encoding phospholipase A has translation MYYFSNTIKTAILSVIFFVIIAFGADAFHLTPARASTSNIYIVPPQENAVASQPTRFTLFVQNTGTTDITSTDYASVMVALSSEGQTHRVKAVGVKSNPDGTVTIPAGGFAKLTYEFELPQEMTGTVSLALEEITSNPVLFAAAEPVEPQEREEKITGQGQLVIGEKQEEFQPFLKNLSAYEPVYFLFGVNPGREKSKFQVSFKYKLFNGPFGSQGLNSFLDGFHLAYTQTSFWDLSSDSKPFDDSSYKPELFYLVPKIDLNLSWVKIFGIQGGFQHESNGKGGDESRSTNYIYIKPIMAISLFDDAYLTVAPKLWVYAMNDDETNADLADYRGYFDLQVQAGVPMGLCLDTHTRWAEAGPSIQADLSYPLTSFFNNGLNLYLHFQYFNGYAERLKAYEEKEEIFRIGFSLSR, from the coding sequence ATGTATTATTTCTCAAACACGATAAAAACAGCTATACTTTCGGTTATATTTTTTGTAATCATCGCCTTTGGTGCAGATGCGTTTCATTTAACACCGGCAAGGGCATCCACCTCAAACATATACATCGTCCCGCCCCAAGAGAATGCGGTGGCCAGTCAACCCACCCGGTTTACGCTGTTTGTCCAAAACACCGGCACCACGGATATCACCTCAACGGATTACGCGTCGGTCATGGTCGCGCTGAGTTCAGAGGGTCAAACGCACAGAGTGAAGGCCGTGGGTGTTAAGAGCAATCCTGACGGAACGGTGACGATTCCGGCCGGGGGATTTGCTAAACTGACCTATGAGTTTGAACTGCCCCAAGAGATGACCGGAACGGTCAGCCTGGCCCTGGAAGAGATCACATCCAACCCGGTGTTGTTTGCCGCCGCTGAACCTGTTGAACCCCAGGAGCGGGAGGAAAAAATTACAGGCCAGGGGCAACTGGTTATTGGGGAAAAACAGGAGGAATTCCAGCCCTTTTTAAAAAACCTGTCCGCCTATGAGCCGGTCTATTTCCTGTTCGGTGTAAATCCAGGCAGGGAAAAAAGCAAATTCCAGGTCAGTTTTAAATACAAACTGTTCAACGGACCTTTTGGCAGCCAGGGATTGAATTCTTTTCTGGATGGGTTTCATCTGGCCTATACCCAGACCTCATTCTGGGATCTTAGCTCAGATTCAAAGCCCTTTGATGATTCCAGTTATAAACCCGAACTATTCTATCTGGTACCCAAAATTGATTTAAATCTGTCCTGGGTTAAAATTTTCGGCATCCAGGGCGGTTTCCAACACGAATCCAACGGCAAGGGCGGGGACGAATCCAGATCCACCAACTACATATATATCAAGCCGATTATGGCGATTTCGCTTTTTGACGACGCCTACCTGACCGTTGCACCCAAGCTGTGGGTATATGCGATGAATGATGATGAAACCAACGCGGACCTGGCGGACTATCGGGGATATTTTGATTTACAGGTCCAGGCAGGTGTGCCCATGGGCCTGTGCCTGGACACTCACACCAGGTGGGCTGAAGCAGGGCCGAGCATCCAGGCGGATTTAAGCTATCCGTTGACCTCATTTTTCAACAACGGACTGAATCTCTACCTGCATTTTCAGTATTTCAACGGATATGCCGAACGACTCAAGGCATACGAGGAAAAAGAAGAGATCTTCCGGATTGGTTTTTCCCTGAGTCGGTAA
- a CDS encoding CoA ester lyase, with amino-acid sequence MNDILKINTPCRTLISVPGNKAKMHAKATASNVDVIMLDLEDSVPADEKEAARKTVVDSLLALDFNTKRVAIRINSLDTPFAYKDLIHVAESAGDRLETVVVPKVNHEADIHFASRLLDGIEMALGQKSRIRIQACIETAQGLARINEIASADARLSSLSFGIADYQASIGAALVSLSGHGENEEQVYPGHRWHFQLSRMVMAAKANGLIALDAPFGNFRDDQGLEKSAALAKALGCDGKWVIHPDQIDTVNQVFTPSTEEIQRARRILDAADDRSRGAVAVDGRMVDQATIRIARRVWDQAVFLGQV; translated from the coding sequence ATGAATGATATATTAAAAATAAATACACCCTGTCGAACATTGATTTCCGTCCCCGGAAATAAAGCAAAGATGCATGCTAAGGCTACGGCGTCTAACGTTGATGTCATTATGCTGGATTTAGAAGACAGCGTACCGGCAGATGAAAAAGAGGCGGCCCGTAAAACGGTTGTGGATTCGCTTCTCGCCCTGGATTTTAACACAAAGCGTGTGGCCATTCGCATCAACAGTCTGGACACCCCGTTTGCCTATAAAGATTTGATCCATGTGGCCGAGTCGGCCGGAGATCGTCTCGAAACCGTTGTGGTGCCCAAGGTCAACCATGAGGCGGATATCCATTTTGCCAGCCGCCTGTTGGACGGCATTGAAATGGCATTGGGACAAAAAAGCCGGATTCGGATCCAGGCCTGTATTGAGACCGCCCAGGGCCTTGCCCGGATCAATGAAATCGCCTCGGCTGATGCCAGGCTCTCTTCCCTGTCTTTCGGCATTGCCGATTACCAGGCCAGCATCGGGGCCGCGCTGGTCTCTTTGTCCGGCCACGGAGAAAATGAGGAACAGGTTTACCCGGGTCACCGGTGGCATTTCCAGCTCAGCCGCATGGTCATGGCTGCCAAAGCCAATGGACTTATTGCCCTGGATGCCCCCTTTGGAAATTTCAGGGATGATCAAGGCCTTGAAAAATCAGCCGCCCTGGCCAAGGCCCTCGGATGTGACGGCAAATGGGTGATCCATCCCGACCAGATTGATACGGTCAACCAGGTGTTTACCCCGTCAACCGAAGAGATTCAGCGTGCCCGGCGGATTCTGGATGCAGCCGATGACCGCTCCCGGGGCGCCGTGGCTGTGGACGGCCGCATGGTGGACCAGGCCACCATTCGCATTGCCCGAAGGGTCTGGGACCAGGCCGTTTTTCTCGGGCAGGTTTAA
- a CDS encoding type I restriction-modification system subunit M N-terminal domain-containing protein, producing MQSNTTSLAAYIWSLADLLRGDFKQSQYGRVILPFTLLRRLEAVLEPTKAQVLEKKEQVRKMNLPDVAEEKLILPATNGLTFFNASPFDLGKLGERNIKENLEAYIQGFSADAREIFEYFNFTEFIGQLADANLSYKRWFSGSKVLISPLTTYPTGAWDSYLKN from the coding sequence ATGCAATCAAACACAACCTCTCTTGCCGCATATATCTGGTCCCTGGCGGACCTTCTCCGGGGTGATTTCAAGCAAAGCCAGTACGGGCGCGTGATTCTTCCATTCACCCTGCTCCGACGCCTGGAAGCGGTGCTTGAGCCGACCAAAGCCCAGGTATTGGAAAAGAAAGAACAGGTCCGTAAAATGAACCTGCCGGACGTTGCGGAAGAAAAACTGATACTGCCGGCCACAAACGGCCTGACGTTTTTCAATGCCTCCCCCTTTGATCTGGGCAAACTGGGGGAGCGCAACATCAAAGAGAATCTGGAAGCCTACATCCAGGGGTTTTCAGCGGATGCCCGGGAGATTTTTGAATATTTTAACTTCACTGAGTTCATCGGCCAGCTGGCGGATGCCAACCTTTCATATAAAAGGTGGTTCAGCGGGTCAAAAGTGCTGATCTCTCCCCTGACAACGTATCCAACCGGCGCATGGGACTCGTATTTGAAGAACTGA
- a CDS encoding acetyl-CoA hydrolase/transferase C-terminal domain-containing protein, whose translation MSELETRVECKSLLKKVMKAEETIQFFKPGMNLGWSGFTPAGYPKAVPIALADYVEANSLQGKWRFNLFIGASVGAETENRWADLDMIDRRWPYQTGKNIAKGINSGRIRMGDKHLSLFAQDLGYGFYTKDTESGKLDLAIIEVSCIKEDGSIVPTASCGVIPEILMVCDRIILEVNTGMPSFEGMHDLFMPGTPPNRQVFNITKADSRIGSTSIACDPEKVIAVVESKYPDKGRAFTDIDATSEAIAGHIIDFFIAEVKAGRLPENLLPLQSGVGSIANAVVGGLAKGPFKNLTVYTEVLQDTMLDLFDSGKLDAASSCSLSLSEKEGFPRFLSNKDFYADKIVLRPLSVSNAPEAVRRLGCISMNTPVEFDIYAHANSTLVGGTRMINGIGGSGDFLRNGFLKMMHCPSVRPTKTDPTGITCVVPKAPHIDHTEHDLDVVVTDQGLADLRGLAPKERAQTIIDKCVHPEYKDIIQEYLDMSSRITLAKGVGHEPQLFDRCFKMQMNLAKNGTMKIDNWDVPEMV comes from the coding sequence ATGTCTGAACTTGAGACTCGAGTCGAATGTAAGAGCCTTCTGAAAAAAGTTATGAAGGCTGAAGAAACAATCCAGTTCTTTAAACCTGGAATGAACCTTGGCTGGTCAGGCTTCACGCCTGCAGGTTACCCGAAAGCAGTACCCATTGCCTTGGCTGATTATGTTGAAGCCAACAGTCTTCAGGGCAAATGGCGGTTCAATCTTTTTATCGGCGCATCGGTCGGCGCCGAAACAGAAAACAGATGGGCAGATCTGGATATGATCGACAGAAGATGGCCCTACCAGACCGGTAAAAACATCGCCAAAGGCATCAACTCCGGCCGCATTAGGATGGGGGACAAACACCTCTCTCTTTTCGCCCAGGATCTTGGCTATGGTTTCTACACAAAAGATACGGAGTCAGGTAAACTTGACCTTGCTATCATTGAAGTGTCCTGCATCAAAGAAGACGGAAGCATTGTGCCCACCGCCTCCTGTGGTGTTATTCCTGAAATCCTTATGGTGTGTGATAGAATCATCCTTGAGGTGAACACCGGTATGCCTTCGTTCGAAGGGATGCACGACCTTTTCATGCCGGGAACACCGCCCAACAGACAGGTCTTTAATATTACAAAGGCAGACAGCCGCATCGGTTCAACCTCCATTGCATGTGATCCTGAAAAAGTTATCGCTGTTGTAGAGTCCAAATATCCCGATAAAGGCCGCGCGTTTACCGATATTGACGCAACCTCCGAAGCCATTGCAGGCCACATTATCGATTTTTTCATCGCTGAAGTGAAAGCCGGCCGTCTTCCTGAAAATCTGCTTCCGCTTCAATCCGGTGTCGGCTCCATCGCCAATGCCGTTGTGGGCGGTCTTGCCAAAGGGCCTTTCAAAAATCTCACCGTTTACACCGAAGTGCTTCAGGATACCATGCTGGACCTGTTTGACTCGGGTAAACTGGATGCCGCCTCTTCATGTTCCCTTTCCCTTTCTGAGAAAGAGGGCTTCCCGCGGTTCCTGAGCAATAAGGATTTTTACGCAGATAAAATTGTTCTTCGTCCGCTTTCTGTTTCCAACGCCCCCGAGGCGGTCCGCCGTCTTGGCTGTATCTCCATGAACACGCCTGTTGAATTTGATATCTATGCCCATGCCAACTCCACACTTGTCGGTGGCACAAGAATGATCAACGGTATCGGCGGTTCCGGCGACTTTTTGAGAAACGGTTTCTTGAAGATGATGCACTGCCCCTCCGTCCGGCCTACGAAAACAGATCCGACCGGTATCACATGTGTTGTGCCCAAAGCCCCGCACATTGACCACACCGAACACGATCTTGACGTTGTGGTTACGGATCAGGGCCTTGCAGACCTTCGCGGCCTTGCGCCCAAAGAGAGAGCCCAGACCATCATTGATAAATGTGTGCATCCCGAGTATAAAGATATCATTCAAGAGTATCTTGACATGTCTTCCAGGATTACCCTTGCAAAGGGCGTCGGCCATGAGCCCCAGCTCTTTGACAGATGTTTTAAAATGCAGATGAATCTTGCGAAAAACGGCACAATGAAAATTGATAACTGGGATGTACCTGAAATGGTATAA
- a CDS encoding glycine--tRNA ligase — MAKPKKEPTLMDKVVGLCKRRGFVYPGSEIYGGLANAWDFGPLGVELLKNLKEAWWKKFVTERIDMVGLDAAILMNPTTWEASGHVGSFSDPLMDCKKCKSRERADKLVENWQQENDSDEQPANWAGEKTPPQDMLDFINSKNITCPQCGSLEWTLPKAFNLMFKTQQGVVEGEGKEIYLRPETAQGIFVNFKNVQTTSRKKVPFGIAQIGKAFRNEITPGNFVFRTREFEQMEIEYFCKPGTELEFHDFWKKFCMDWYLGLGVTPDNLRLRDHDAAELSHYSNGTSDIEYRYPFGWGELCGIASRTDYDLSQHMEFSSKDLKYFDEAAKEKYVPFVIEPSLGVQRSALVFLCDAYEEEEINEGDTRVVLHLHNQLAPIKIAVMPLAKKIADNAKSIFDTLVQQLGLNMDFDVQGSIGKRYRRQDEAGTPYCVTFDYESLDDNAVTIRERDSMEQQRMKIDELVPFFREKFTY; from the coding sequence ATGGCTAAACCAAAAAAAGAACCAACATTGATGGACAAAGTCGTCGGGCTTTGCAAACGCAGGGGCTTTGTATATCCGGGATCTGAAATCTACGGAGGGCTTGCCAATGCCTGGGATTTCGGTCCTTTAGGGGTGGAACTGCTCAAAAATCTGAAAGAGGCCTGGTGGAAAAAATTTGTCACCGAGCGCATTGATATGGTGGGCCTGGATGCCGCCATTCTCATGAATCCCACCACCTGGGAAGCCTCGGGCCATGTGGGCAGTTTTTCCGATCCGCTGATGGACTGCAAAAAATGTAAATCCCGGGAGCGGGCTGACAAGCTTGTGGAAAACTGGCAGCAGGAAAACGACTCTGATGAGCAACCCGCCAACTGGGCCGGAGAAAAAACCCCGCCCCAGGATATGCTGGATTTTATTAACAGCAAAAATATCACCTGCCCCCAGTGCGGCAGCCTTGAATGGACCCTTCCCAAGGCCTTTAACCTGATGTTTAAAACCCAGCAGGGTGTGGTTGAAGGCGAAGGCAAGGAGATATATCTGCGGCCCGAAACCGCCCAGGGTATCTTTGTCAATTTTAAAAATGTCCAGACGACTTCACGCAAAAAGGTTCCCTTTGGTATTGCCCAGATCGGCAAGGCCTTCAGAAACGAAATCACCCCGGGCAATTTTGTGTTCCGGACCCGTGAGTTCGAGCAGATGGAAATTGAATATTTCTGTAAACCCGGCACCGAGCTTGAGTTCCATGACTTCTGGAAAAAATTCTGCATGGACTGGTACCTGGGGCTGGGCGTTACCCCGGATAATCTGAGACTGCGCGACCATGACGCAGCCGAATTGTCCCACTATTCCAACGGCACGTCCGATATTGAATATCGCTATCCGTTTGGCTGGGGGGAATTGTGCGGCATCGCTTCCCGGACCGATTATGACTTGAGCCAGCACATGGAGTTCTCTTCCAAGGATCTGAAGTATTTTGACGAGGCTGCAAAGGAAAAATACGTTCCCTTTGTCATTGAACCTTCCCTTGGGGTCCAGCGTTCAGCGCTGGTCTTTTTGTGCGACGCCTATGAAGAAGAGGAGATTAACGAGGGCGATACCCGGGTGGTGCTGCATCTTCACAACCAGCTGGCCCCCATTAAAATTGCCGTTATGCCCCTGGCCAAAAAGATTGCCGACAATGCAAAGTCTATCTTTGACACCCTGGTACAGCAACTGGGTCTGAACATGGATTTTGACGTACAGGGCAGCATCGGCAAGCGCTATCGCCGCCAGGATGAGGCGGGCACCCCATATTGCGTCACCTTTGATTATGAATCCCTTGACGACAATGCCGTCACCATCCGGGAGCGGGATTCCATGGAACAGCAGCGCATGAAAATTGATGAGCTGGTTCCCTTTTTCCGGGAAAAATTTACATATTAA
- a CDS encoding gamma carbonic anhydrase family protein — MALYSYKNIAPKVHESVYIAPDAKIIGDVHIGRDSSVWFNSVIRGDVAHIRIGERTNIQDLCMGHVARQTPLIIGNGVTIGHNCCVHGATIEDGCLIGMGTVLLNKCVIGRGSVIAAGAVVLEKTIIPPYSLVTGSPGKVKKVYENQAEIEQRLKNASENYVLHAREYACSDLVCEIKQNRD, encoded by the coding sequence ATGGCACTTTACTCCTACAAAAACATTGCACCCAAAGTTCACGAATCGGTCTATATTGCGCCTGATGCAAAAATTATAGGGGATGTCCACATCGGCCGGGACTCTTCGGTTTGGTTTAACTCTGTGATCCGGGGGGATGTCGCCCACATTCGTATTGGTGAACGCACAAATATCCAGGACCTTTGCATGGGCCATGTGGCCAGACAGACCCCGTTGATCATCGGAAACGGCGTCACCATCGGGCACAACTGCTGTGTCCATGGCGCAACCATTGAGGACGGATGCCTGATCGGCATGGGGACCGTTCTTTTGAATAAATGCGTGATTGGCCGGGGCAGTGTCATTGCGGCCGGTGCCGTTGTTCTGGAAAAAACAATCATTCCGCCGTATTCTCTTGTCACAGGGTCTCCGGGCAAAGTTAAAAAAGTGTATGAGAATCAGGCCGAGATTGAGCAGAGGCTGAAAAATGCCTCTGAAAATTATGTGTTGCATGCAAGGGAATATGCGTGCAGCGATCTGGTTTGTGAAATTAAGCAGAACCGAGACTGA